Below is a window of Carassius gibelio isolate Cgi1373 ecotype wild population from Czech Republic chromosome B23, carGib1.2-hapl.c, whole genome shotgun sequence DNA.
tgctactcgctttcatacatttgattctttattctgaggcttggaagcttcgctagcaataagctaatatgtttattttcataactgtgcagtgttcgaccgcatctcagtgaatgtacagtaatccgtacagtactgggggaataaacataaattagtttgttgacgctccgaagttcgcgcaAAAGCTTCGGGGAGCTTGTTTACACTGTTTAGAAACCGAAACCAAAATACAcgctgataaaaaatcaaaatatgaaatatgaaagagacCGGCAAGGTCTCTCAATCtctacacgatgcagaatagacataaatgaaacgatataaatctggagattgtggattctgttttagattgtgatagaccagatattttttataattttatgcatgctGCTATCGTGTAATATGACttatttttctttcagaaaacccacacacaaaaaaagcacattgtattgagatggttcatcatatgtgaaacaacataaataatactatttgtcacaaacagcagctttttatgtaacttctgagtgttttctgtcaaataatatacagagatcacattattccatactgcaagtgtgcaaaagatgacttcatacttatttagacaaaaattttatacaaaaatggtattattccttccttcagttggaatagaataacttttgcatagattaggatagaaagaaatttctgttttcctctaatagcagacagttggaagaatcacaagcaattggtctgaagttgccagccccttcaatgcctgagttataccatttcaaacttcagtttacacaaataaaataaaaaagcgccttgtttttttccctatttattataacacagacagcatatattgtcatttttatcaatttcaacagtgttttatgtaatttcaaagggtttcctttgaaattataccaaactttctgagcttacactgtagcattagtatagggaagcattcaaaattaggtaggaaaatgaaaaacggaaatccccaaaataacatttgtgcttaagaggttaaataaacatacataaaaacacaaacacaaaaaaagttcttatttccaatttatttgtaaatgcatttgatgtatatcaagaaaaatatataatatttatatatatatatatatatatatatatatatatatatatatatatatatatatatatattgaattgttATTATGTACATTGGTTTACATTTTACAGGGGATATTTATACAATCAAAGACGTGAGATACGTCAGTAGAAGAATATCCGGTACTCTCTGATCCAACAACATTTTGTACAAagtctgtacatacagtatacatacatTCAATGTTGGCCATAAGCACCAATTTCACCAAAAAATTCATGTATAGACGGCAAGGAATGCAACGCTAACAATACGCAAACTCCGCCTGGGTGTTACTCGTGACATACTTTTTAATAAGTTTGAGATGAGTAGGGCTTTAAAAGAACCAATTGTACATGGTTACCTCTTTCAGCGAGCAACGATAACGTAATCGAAGAGATACTGATCCTCCATGGCACTGGTTTGTATGTTAAAAAGCCACAAACAACAGCAAAACATCCCAATACTTTATGCAGACGAATGTGTTTCCTTCATTCCTACAGGACTCTTCTGGTCTGCAAGAGGTCTGAGTGATTTTGGTTTCTTCCAGCTCTGCAATATCTGATCCGAGATTTCCTGACCACAACAGTTGCTAAATATTATAAGCAGAGCAGCAAATCGATACCACAATAATTTTCATGCATTCCTCTGAAGCACGTGTCAACACGTAAAGCAAGTAAAAGAGCCAGAAGAGATAAGTTCCTGTCAtcacactgtatgtgtgtatattcgTGTACGCATCTATAGGTGCCTGTTGGTGCAGTACAAAGAGCAACGGGTTGATTCATCACCTGAGGCACTCAGGGTAACTTTGTAGCTGTTTTCATGTGGGCTTTTGTTTTGGAAAAAACGGACTGCATAGAACAGATTGCATTGTCAATGTTGTTATGAAGCTCTCATCACAATCCAATCGACATTTGTTAAATATTAGCGTTAACTATCAGCACCCCACTGGGTATTACACGCATTCTTTAGTGAACACATGGTCAGCGTGCCCTATCAGTAGTCAAGCTGTGTCCATGACTACAGTTCCCATGAAGAATGTCCTCTTTCAACTCCAGATGCGTCCCAGACTACACTTCCCAAGCTGGAGGATTTGACCTGCAAGCGCCCCCTTATGCGGGAGCTCGCAGTTGAGACCGGTTAGCACCTTGCAATTCCAGTTTCATTTTGTCATTCAAGCTCGTCTCGCAGAGACATTTTGGCAGATAGTCCCAGCTCAAAAGGACTGTTTGAGGCAAGTTAGAAAGGTTTGATAGTCTGTATTGACCTGGCTTAGCTATCAACTTACTGACTCAGATCATCGGATTTCTCAGATATGAAATGTTTCTAACCACAAATTCCTTGGCCCCAGCTGCAAACATGTAGATTAGAGAAAGGCCCAGAAGGtatcttgttttaatttttttcagatgaaagcaaccAATGAAAAAAACGAAGactgaaatgaaaaatgtttgtattatcAACTAAAACATCAGGAAAAAATTCAATACTGATCAGAAGGCCCATTCACATCCGTCAAATGTGCGTGTTTTGATTTCCGTCAATTTGCTCTATAGTCTGTCTGGAGGCGTTTCACAGTTTGCTAGCATACAACCGAAAGTCAAGAGAAAAAGCCTCTGTGTTTGCCAATAGCTTATAATGGCATAGTCCTACCAATGATCAGTAGTTCAAATGAACCCAAAGGTTTTTTTGGTTTAGAGGAGCTAAACACGTGAAGTGACTTTATCATGATTTTGAACAAGGAATGTTGATGACTGGCAGATACATCAACAATTCATACCTCAAGGTAcaacaaaaaatgctttgaatgGTAAATTTTGCAAACAAATCTGTTCTCAAAACATAGAAAACAATCATGAACGCTACAAAAATACAATCTACGAAGTTTACGACATCCGTGAGGCCGACGAGTCAAGTAACAGTTTCAGAACAAACTCTTTTTCAGTTCATCCAAGCCTCATGTAATAAATTATCACAGTACCACAAATgaatctgtctttctctctttcattccTTCGgtctatctatctctatctctctccatGGTGGGGGGTTGTGTGGGGTCAGTGTGCAGTGCGTGCTGTCCTGCTGCTTCGTGGAAAGCGATGGACTTTGATGTGTTTGGACAGGTGATCGCTCCGGGCAAATTTCTTTTCACAGACGAGGCACTGGTAGGGCTTAACTCCAGAATGAGACCGGCGATGCCGTGACAGCTCGTCCGACCGGGAAAATCTGCAAGGAAAATCCAGAGATAAAGCCAAATATTAATGGTTGTGCACTGATccagttcttttttattttactgtaaatctgctttgaaacaatactCATTGAAGAAAGTGCACTACTtgactttttgttttcattggtatttttttttatgaccatGTCTAAAAAAGGCAAAGGGCCTAAATGCTTCAGTTACAATTGTTTTGAAGTCAACATGGTCCTTATTTACTCTTTACGTTCTTGTGTTGCTCTTTGTAATCATTCATCTAAGTCTGAACCGCCTTTGAAACAACTATCCTTTACTTTTcaacacttttttcttttttcttttcacttttacTTTTCTTAGCCCAGCGTTTCTTGATCCTACAAACATCCCTTCACGTTTTCTCTATTCGAATATCTTCTTTCATGAAGAAATGCGTCAGATTATAAAAGAAAAAGGCCAAAAACAACATTTACCATTGACTTAATCCACACAGAGCCTAAATTAGTCAATTACTGGATCAAGATAATGGAAATATATAATAGTAAGAAAAACAGATCATAAATCAAAGCCTATTTGGACAAGACAGCTCATTACTCATATTAATAATCCCTACTGCACAATTTATTGTTCCCTTATATTTGTCAATGTGAAATCGGACAAAAGGTGAAAACGGTGCTGGAGTTACTGAGTAACAAAATGAAAAGCACTGAATCGGTGACAGTGAAATCTCTTTCACAAGCTTTGAGGCAAAAAACTCTGACACAGAGTGCATGCAATGTCAAATAAAACTGTCAGACAATTGCTCGGTGTCTTCACTACTGCGCAGCAAATGGTTTGAGCTTGGAGCAGATCTAATGAGCAACTATATTTAACCCGCCGCTTAACCCAGTGCTCAAGTTCCAAACGAAGATTTGCACCAGATTCATGACtgttaatgttttctgaaagcaaGACTCAGAAGAGGGAAAACTCACAGCTTCTTTTTAGAAAATATGGAAGCATTTTCCTTAACTCAATATTCAGTTCTCTCTTACTCAAGTCATGCCATACACCCTGCGCAGAAAGTAATACGTAGAGACTCCAGGGAAATTAGTTGTATTACATCTCTGGTGTACACCTCTGTTGTATTACAACAGCTGTCAACTTTACACCTTTATACTACCAACTGACATTTTACTCAATAATAAGGTCTGAAGATATTATTCACTTCTGTGTGAAATGAGAAAACCAGGAAAACCAACTCTTGCTCAACCCCATGCCACGGTTTCATATGAAGCCATAGGCAAGGTAGTATCTGTTTCTAATGTCTCGGGAACATGTGTAGAGTATTTGCAAGGCTATAAAAACCAGTCTCTCTCTCGTGCTTGGCTTTTCTTCCACTTTTACAACAAGCTTAGACAGGAACTGTACAGTTGTAGCTATGCTAACAGTAATGTGCTAACTTTGTGCTGAATCCAAAAATAAACTCCCTGCAGCAACAGCGTGACTAACAAAACTAACAAGTAGATTCTCATTTTATAATCAAAAGAGAAGACAATTAAGACAGGTTGCATATGCTAACTCTAATGCTGATTAAATCATAATGCTTTTTTGACTGACAGAGTATCTCACATTTTGAAATACCACATGTATGGTATGCGAGCAAGTCTTTGAAGTATGTTGGGACGGGATGGTGGTGGACTAATTGTTGCCCTGTGGCATAGGATGGGATGGGGTGCCCCTCCTTGTTCGGCAACAGAGCTTGCAAACAGAGCTGTTCCAGCACGCTCTACAGCACATGGTATTAACTTCTATTCAAATGACCAAATTTTTGTATTGTGGTAGAAGAGCTATTCCTTTGAAACCAACTATAAGTACGCTCTCAACTTGATTCCACCTTGCAAATCTGTATTTTCCATTCCAAAACAAAGTTACGCTAAAGCACTTTGGCTCGCTCTAGCACACTCACATGTTGATACTGCAAACTGTATTAGTTCAAAAAAAGCTTTTCATGCAGGTGTTGTCCTCTATTAACCTTTGTGTGCAAGCTGCATAAAACAAAGTATGTACTTCCTGGTTTGTTTCCAGCTGCACAGGGGAATAGCAAAGCACAGGACGTGTGTGCAAAGATGTTATCATCTAGCCGTCTAGTCAAGTACCACATTTAAAGCTATTGTGTGTTCTTTTAGGTCTAAGAAATTTTCATTCTAAGTGTGAGTATGGTTTTGTGTCTTTGTTTCACTAGGACAATTTTATTTGCGGAGTACCATAGGAATGCTAAAAATGCTGGCAAAGCATTGCCGCAGCCAGGCTTGAGGCAGCCAATGCGGCAttcttctgtttctttcttctctACATCCACTTCCTGACAGTGTCCTGGAGACCTCAGTCAGACTCACGGACTGCTTAAGGCCAGTCACTGCCAACTGCTATCCAGAAGCAAGGCTAACCAAGGTCACTGATAACAACAGTTTCTCTAAAACAATAAGTCTTATAAAACCTGACTAGAAGCTCTCTTAATGCATCTAACTTGCCAatccaattttatttatttatttatttatacaataattatGTAATCTTGGAGACAAGTTAGTGGATCATTGACAAAAAAGAGCGAGGCTCTGAGAGAGGAAGCTGGAAATAAGGGATACTACTGTGATCAAGTGCTTGAAGAATGTAGTTTCTCAAACTTGGTAACTCAAGCAATCTTACCAAGAACCTAGCTCTTCACTTTGAGCTTTTTCTGTACTGTAAATCCTGACCTCACTACAACTACTGGTGCACTTTAAACAGTATCCAGGCCTTGTTTAGAGAGACTGAAGCTGGACATAGACTAAGAGTAAACAAATGAAGCAGTGAATAGGGAAAAGTCTGCCTCTTCAAAGAGTTTGTCTAATCTCCAAACAGCAGAGATACCACAAAACAAGAACCAAAATCTAAGGACAAGTTATGAATGAAATTTTACAACTGCAAGACAAAGTCGTTATCAAGcaagtgttggggagtaactaccTAATAGTGGCAAGGCTACTAACTAGATTACATTTATCAATAGTGTGACCAGCTATTCAAAACAGCAtagtttttttacagtaacaatCAAAGTTTCCAATAAGTTGTACAGAATGACCATTTGCATGTTAAATTGCATTGTATTTCACCTTTTGCAACCTTACAGCATAAGCGAGTTGAGGTAATAATCAAGCGTGTTCTAATTAACTTCTCTAATCAAAtgttttagaactttttttttttttacattggacAGTCTGATTAGTTCTTGTGAACCGGTTCATGTAATTCAaaggtgtccaatcctgctcctgaatGGCCACCATCATGCAGAGTTTACCTCAAATCTTGTTCTTGGCAACTGACATGATATGAAATGCCTCAAAAACAAGGAATAGTAGTGATAAGCTAACAGATGTTTAGATTTGGATAGTCCACATACTAGAGCTTTACCTAGACTCTGTTTGAAGTCCATTCATGGATGGTCAACAAAGATAATGATGTTCCACACTGTTTTCGCAATAACTACAAATTACTGGAGTTAAAGCCCTTCGTACACATCCAGACCTTGACATCTAACCTCTGCTTGAGTGGAAAAAACAACTGTACAGAAAAAAACACTCACCTCCAGCCACAGCCAGGCCAAGTGCAGGCAAATGGTTTCTCACCAGTGTGTCTCCTCAGGTGCGCCTTTAGATGGCTACTTTTGGTGTACATCTTGGCACAGCCAGGGAAAGTACACTTGTGCATTTTAATAAGATCAGCCACCGAGCTCTTCTGGAATTTGTGACACCCAACTACAAGCCCTGTTCCCTGGCCATCAACTGTTCCGTTCTCCCCTAGACCTAAGGGCTTAGCGGCAATGGGAACTGGGGCAATTCGGACAAATTTGTTGGAAGAGCTGTTAAGGCTTGCCGGGGGGATCACCTGAGGAACCAGGGCGAAGGTTTGACCCTGGATGTTGACGAGGAGCTGGGTTATTTTGATGTCTGAGGCAGGTTGTGCTGTTGGTGTCGAGGGGGCAGTTTTAGGGCTCAGTTCCTGTTTCACTTGAATGGGCTGGAGCTGTAATATCACGGGCATGCTTGGACTCTCCACCATCACTACCTTCTCAGAAGAGTCCTCCTTTTTCAATGTGTTCTGAGGATTTGTAAAGGCCTCTTCTGCAGACTGTGCACTTTTGGGATCAGAGTTGCTGTCAGCTATGTCACTTGAGACAGGCACTGTTTGGTCTAAGCTTTGAGCCCAAGGTTCTGATGTAGGTCCTTGGATGCTCTCACAGGTCACTAGACCCTCTCCAGCTTCCTCTTTTAAGGCTACCACTTCCATGTTCTCCTCCAGGAACTCCTCAATCTCTTCCAGAGTGGGCTGAAACAGTTGCCCTTCATGCTCCTCCAAATCTCCAGGGAAAACAGGGAACTCAAAGCACTCTTCTTTGGTGGTGCGGTCCCGTCGTGACTCCCAAGCCAGACCCATGGGAAGAACAGGAGGGACCATGGGAGACATGGAGGTGCAGGATGGCGAGTTTTGGCTCACAGTTAGGGACTGAGAGTGAAGGAAGTCAAGGAGGCCATCTTGACTGTCTCCACTTGAGTTACTCCCACAACTAGAACCCAAGACCTGAGACTCAGGGCTGGAACAGGAACATGGGCTAGATGAGTCACTCAGGTTATCCTCCGAGAATGGTGATGGAAGCATATGGTACACCCCCTCGTCTGTCACCATATCCGATGGGTTGTGGGCTGGCAGCAAACAAGTGTAAGTAAAGAAAGTCTCTTCATCAAGCAGCAAGTGATCCACCATTCCTGGCTACTGCCTGTCCAAAGTGCAGTGACCACTTGTACAGTTCGCTGCTATGAATGATTCAGGTTTTCAGTctataaaaaaactacaaacaaattCAGGATTAGCAAAATTGTTACAATTCATAGATGCATTGCATGACATTCAAAGTGATTTACAGTACAACAGTTTTAATGGCCGTCCAACTAAAGCAATCTTGAGAACAGACTTTTGATGAAGATCTCAGTCAGTAAAACAATTTGTAAAAGGCTTTGGTCCTACTGAATTCATAGCAGTCAAGCTTTAGAAAAGGGACTAACATACCTACAGTAGATAGCTTGACTTCATTCAGCATGTCTTATATACATGGTAATCAGACTACAATTAGCCTTGgcagtttaaacacacacacacaacgaaaGACAGAGGCAAGTGCAATTTGCATTTAATCGTTTAAATATTCAATGACTTTGCAAAAACCAGCAGAGTATTGCTATGCTTGTAAACAAACTTGATGCTAGGCTGAATTATGATTCAATGAGTCTTTTCCACTCCACAAGAACATTTAAAACCCAAGAAGAACCTAGAGGCTAAGCTATCATCAACTCCTGCCTTGTGGATGTGTGAAGCACTGGAAACAATTTACTGTAATAGCTGTATACGTCAACTCTAAAATAAGATGTGAACATTTTACTCCCTCACTACAAGTCTTGCTATAAGCTAAACCATTTAGACAAGATAGCATTGTCTGCACACAGCGGGTCTCAGTTTATTGTGTTCGATTAGAAACAGATGATAATTGGAAACCAAAACTCTAGCCAAAGGAGCACATAAAATGGCATTGTTATGTGTGAGACAGCTCAccatttaatcaataaattatgtTCAATAGTGTTTTCTCCTTTTTTGGTATGTGTTGTACttgatacataaaaaatatgtttggtTTTCTCTCTGAGGTGTTTTTCTTGATAACATGAAGGACTTACTGTAGTGCTGCTATCTGCATATCAGACATTCAAGAAGGCAACATTGTTCATTTCTGGGAATTTGACCACCAAAGCCTAACTTCAATACTGCAGCTAGTAATTTCATTATAGCATTCCTTGGACCATgcactgaagagaaaaaaaaggattcTGCAGCTACAGCATTGTAATAACCACTCCAACAGATATTTTACACACATAATCATATAAGAATTAGAATAAGTATACAGGGGGACTGGGGTTAGTTGTCACACTTCTGACGCCACTGAATACTTTTGTACAGACACAAACCTTAGCAttggctacagaaaaaaaaagatacagcTCATTAAACACGTGACATGTTGAGCCAGTAATGTGTCATGTTGTCACACTAAATGGAGAAGacaaatgtgaatgtaaatggtAGTGAACAACTTTGTTACTAAGTGACAACTAGACCCAATCTCTTTTTtctcttagtaaaaaaaataaaagtatattacaACCTTAAAACCTACAGTAGAGTTCTAAGTCTATAGAACTGTCTTTAGGTTTCCTCACAGTcggtttaagtatttatttaatcaatactGGAAACTTTGATTGGTGTTTAATCGCGGCGGTGATTCTAGCGCCCCCTGTCTGCTGCAGAATGACCGAGAATAACCCTGACATCTACAGGCAGTGTCAACACCCACATGTGTTCACTGCAAACTCAGGAGACATTGTTTTCACCCTTAGACaccttaaaatcattttaaatctcCCTTTAATTACTTATTATTACACTTCCTCTCTGTGGCCCCATATAGCTTGTCCTAATAACTTTCTGCCATCTGTAATaaagttttcaaaataaattttcttCAGTCGTTTTTAAAAGTGGTCGATGAATGCAATGACCAAAACTCGAGGCAGTTTTTAcctaaattatcatttatttatttttaagaatcttacaaaatattaattactaAAAATGTGTTCTATTATCATTGCTATAAATTATTATTTcgaaaaatgtaatatattttgtttacccAGCCCTGTTTACCCACTAAAGCTCTTGATCTCCCTGTTCCTTATATAGTTCAACTGTAGAAATGGAGAGTTAATCCTGGCTATTCTgcattttagttattattattgttattctacATTACGCGCCTCACGTTTCGACGCAGCACAGAGTTGCACGCAGTTTCCGCGCATGCCACGCGACTACTCGACGCgcaaatgaatacataaaaaaaagcaaacttaCCTTTCTAAATCACTCGCATTATTCCTTGGTGTTTAAAGTACGAGTACGATCCGTTTCACTTTGCTGAAGAATGATTCATTAGCCGTTAAATGTGCCCTTGAGACATGAAGCGTCTCGTGGCAGATCATGCTCTCGTCTCTGTAGTATTAAGCTGCTTTAAGAGTAGAtttggggaagactgctgaaggCTCGTCTGCTCCACACGCTGGGATTGGTGGAGCCGTCGATGGAGGCAGGACTCTTGCCTTTTGTCGTCAATGAACAGCCTTTACTGAAGTACACAGTTGCTTCTGTCAACTGAGGGATCTTTAACTCTTGCAGCGGTGCTTTAATAGCAGCGAGTCTGGCAAAAGAAAGTTGATAAACTGCAGAAACTGAGCTCAAAGTGCAAAAGCTGTCATTAAAGTGAAGATCATTAAGGAAGTGggtattttatttcacattttaataacAGCACTACAATACAATAAACTCATCTCAAATGGTGTTGCGAGATTAAACTGAAAAGATTACTGCTGGCAATTTAATATGGGATTAAAGTACTGACCTCATAAAGACCAATGGCTTACCACATTTAAATGTGATAACATGTTAATGACTGCTCTATGCATGCTTTTCTATTGATGAATAGACTATGAGTTCCCAAAAAATATGTATGCACCTTTGCTTAGCTTTACTTAAAAGAAGCCTATGGGAGGGAAGACTTTGAGCCagcctttgtttttcttttcttcttttcttttttcttttttgcaaccTTTCCAGGGTGTGTCCCAAAGATCATGGCAGAACAAAACAAGGCTTTCACATTTATGTCAAACAAGTCCATTCAGTACAATAtgtcatctgaacagattttgggaaatttagcattacatcacttgctcaggaATGGAgcgtctgcagtgaatgggtgccatcagaatgagactccaaacatctgattaaaatacataatatctACAAGTaattcagtccatcaattaacaccCTGCGAAGAGAAAAACTGActgtttgtaagaaacagatATATCAAGAGATTTTAAGTGTGCCTCATATCTTATCTGGAAGCAacagttttaatagttttttcaagttaaaataatgaatttgtttctcacaaacatgcAGGTTTTTGATTTTATGACATGTTAATTGATAGTACATTGAGGATTACTTGGGAAATATTGTGTAGTTTTTAATcagtgtttggactctcattttgacggcacccattcactgcagaggattcattggtgagcaagtgaagtaATGCTATATTTCTACAAATGTGTTCTGATGAAGAACCAAACAGCCACATTATAGTAACAGATATATCGACATATCGTTAAGGATCGTCTTGAAAGCAGTTTACACACGAGGTGTTGTTGTTTTCCACTGGTGCTTGTATGAAGTCACACTGTGTATTTTTAGTCGTTCTCAGCTCTCTCACTTCTTCATTGCTTACTGATAATGTGTCTCGAAGCTCTACAGTGAGCAGTTTGATACTTGTACTGGGGTGAAGAGGGCACAGTTACGATGCCAGTGGGTGATTAAGTAATGACAGAGGGCAAACACAGACCTGTCAGCTGAAGAGAGTTCATCTGTGTGTGCATGGCTGACACTGTGACCGCAAAATATTTCTGATCTTGAAAGAAATTTTTTAGTCAGAGCTATTTCTAAGATATTATGAACAGTAGTTTTGTTTCTGATACTGCCCGAAAAAAAGTATCTAATTGCACATGTGTTGTATTGtaagtattagtagtagtagtagtagtaaatgGTAATACTGCACACCCGTTAATTTAGCATATGTTTCTATCCAAAGCCACCCACAAATGAAGACAAAACACAAAACTATTTATCATAAACAAACTAACAGTACAGCAATTCCAATTTTGAGTAGTGGCACTTCATAGAGCAGAAATTCCCAGGGCTTCGTGGGCCAAAGTTGCCTTTTGATGACCTTTAATTTGGCCTGCCACACTATACAAAAAGATTGGGGGGGAATAGAGAGGGGGAAATGGCACTGAAACATTTCTTCATTTCACAAAAACGCAATGGTGCGGATAAAAATCttatattgttttgttgttgttgttgttttttatttcaaaggaaaaataataataaaaacaatatgtaaattagcttaaattaaaaaaagctttatatatatatatatatatatatatat
It encodes the following:
- the LOC128011914 gene encoding Krueppel-like factor 15, which encodes MVDHLLLDEETFFTYTCLLPAHNPSDMVTDEGVYHMLPSPFSEDNLSDSSSPCSCSSPESQVLGSSCGSNSSGDSQDGLLDFLHSQSLTVSQNSPSCTSMSPMVPPVLPMGLAWESRRDRTTKEECFEFPVFPGDLEEHEGQLFQPTLEEIEEFLEENMEVVALKEEAGEGLVTCESIQGPTSEPWAQSLDQTVPVSSDIADSNSDPKSAQSAEEAFTNPQNTLKKEDSSEKVVMVESPSMPVILQLQPIQVKQELSPKTAPSTPTAQPASDIKITQLLVNIQGQTFALVPQVIPPASLNSSSNKFVRIAPVPIAAKPLGLGENGTVDGQGTGLVVGCHKFQKSSVADLIKMHKCTFPGCAKMYTKSSHLKAHLRRHTGEKPFACTWPGCGWRFSRSDELSRHRRSHSGVKPYQCLVCEKKFARSDHLSKHIKVHRFPRSSRTARTAH